From the Paenibacillus sp. R14(2021) genome, the window GCGAAGCTCCTACAATGTACATACTTCCAGTCAGAGAACGATAGGAAGAGGAGATCAGCGCTCGCTGCCGAAATAGTTCAAACCCGCAGATAAAGCAGCAGTGGACACCATTTATTTGGAGGTAATGACTATGAACGAGAACAAGTGGGATGATTTGCTCGCGTCACTGAACGAGCAGGAGAAAGCAGTCATTAAGGAAATCACGCAGGCGATTCGCGATGACCAAGCAGCGTCTGCAGCGCAACTGTTTCATACGCACGCTTGGCTGGCATCCTTCGTCAATGTCCCCTGCTTTGCTTTCGATAGTCCGGCAATTGTAGTGGCAGCTTCTAGAGGAAGTCGCGAGATGGTCGATGTCTTGCTTGCGAACGGGGCGGATATCAACGCGAAAAGTCAGTGGTGGGCTGGAGGTTTCGGCGTCTTGCACAATGACCAACGCGATCTTGCGCCTTACCTGATCGAACGCGGAGCGCAAGTCGATACTCACGCGGCCGCTGCATTAGACATGATGGACCTGCTGTCGGAGATGGTGGAAGCGGACCCTGCCGTCGTTAATCTGCGCGGGCCTGACGGTCAGGTTCCTCTTCATTTTGCCAAAGAACGCCGGATCATCGATTTCCTTCTTACTCATGGCGCGGATATCGATCGACGCGATATTGATCATGGCAGCACGCCGGCACAATGGGCGGTAGATGACCCGGACAAGTGCAGGTACCTCATAGAGCGCGGCGCCGAGACGGATATCTTTATCGCCTGCATCCTGAACGACGTCGAAGCCGTATCGCGTCTCTTGGCAAGCGATCCCGATGTGCTGAACGCCCAAGTGGGGCAAGGCGTATTCACGTCAGGCGATTCGGACGGCGGACATATCTATCTCTACAAAATCGGTGCTGGAACGCGTCCTTTGTTTCTCGCACAGCGCCTGCAACGCGATGAAATCTTAGCTTTAATGCTGCGCTACAGCTCGACCGAGCAGCAGTTCTTGCTGGCATGCTACCAGGCCGACACGGCTGCCGTCCACGCGATTGCTGCTGAGCATCCGAATCTTGCTGCATCGCTGCAGCCCGTCGATGCTAGTGTGATCGTGGATGCGGCGGACGATCGGCGGCTGGACGCGGTTCGTATCATGCTGGAAGTTGGATTCCCCGTCGATGCACGGCGCCGCCCGCAATCAGCGACCGCCCTGCATATGGCAGCCAGTCAAGGAAATCTAGAAATCGTTGCCTTGCTGCTCCAGCACGGCGCGTCCGTTCATGCCATCAATGAGTTTGGCGGAACGCCGCTCGGCAGCTGCATCTGGGGGTCTCAACATCTCCGGCATCCTGCCGGAGACTACGCAGCGGTAACGCGAAACCTCATCGAGGCCGGGGCGAAGCTGCCTGATCATGTAATGGGCAGCGAGGAAGTAAAGACAGTGCTAATCGCGCATGGCGTAAGAGATTGAACCTATTCTATTCGTCTTTCAAGTTATTACTCGAGTTCTCTAGCAGCAAGGATTTGATCTCCGCGAGTTCAGTTTGCACTTCTTGCCTGAACATACCAAAACCGGCCTCCAGCCGGTGCAGATGCGCCTGTATGTCGACGATTTCTTGTTCCGCCTTGTAGTTGATGGCGTAGTCGATTATGGATTCCCTTTTGTCCCTTGTGGCTTGCCGATTCTGGCTCATCATAATAATAGGGGCCTGAAAGCCTGCTAGAAAAGACAAGACAAGGTTTAGCAAAATGAAGGGCGGTTCGTCGAAATGCAAGATCTTCGTGAATGATAAGGTATTGACGACGATCCATAACAGCAGGATGCCGCAAAAAATCAGGATGAATCGCCAGCTGCCGCCGAACGAAGCGATACGATCGGCCAGCCTATTCGCGAAGGTAGTCGATTGGTTATATTCCTCGTTCAGGTGCTCGTGAATTTGTTTCTCGAACTCGTCCACGAGCGTGTTGACGCGTTTGCCGTAATCCTTGATTTCCTTTGAATAAGGCTTTTTCACTGCCATTGGTTCCTTCACTCTCCATGGGTTCGCATGCTATCCCTTAAACATTAGAATAGAAGCGCAGAAGCGTCAAGACTTGCCCGCTCTGAACGGAGCTCGAAGGAGCAGTGTTCATAACAGAAGAAGAATCCGCGTCCCGCGCGGATTCTTCTTCATTGCAGGCACATATACACGCTGCCTGTTCGTTTACAGCTTGACCTTCTGCCCCGTCCGTGCGCTCTCGATAGCGCCGAAAACCATGGCTACGCTCTTGATATTGTCCAGGCTGTCCGTCTCCGCAGGACGGCCTTCCTCCAGTGCTGTGAACATCTCGTCCAGGCAGCCCCAGTGGCCTTCCTGCCCTTCCCACTTCGACTCGCCTTCGATGCGCAGCAGCTCGCGGATGAAGCCCTCCGGCTTCTCCGGATTGACCACTTCGCCGTACGGCAGGGACGCGCCATCCCAGCGGGCGCTGCCCCTGCTTCCGTTCACGCGCCAATCCGCTTCCCACGAGGTGTTCAGCCCGTCCGCGCACCAGGAGCCCCGGTAGGTGAAGACAGAGCCGTCGCTCATTTCGTAAATGCACACTGCAGACGCATTGCCTTTGTACCACGACCCCGGCGGGTTAAACTCGTGGCAGTAGACGGATACGGGATCCGCGCCGCTGATGAACCGCGCTTGGTCGAACGTATGGATCGCCATGTCAATAATAAGCGGGCTGTCCATGGCATCGCGGAACCCGCCAAAATGCGCGCCGAGGAAGAAGTCCGCGTGGATCGCGCCAACCGTGCCGACCGCGCCGGATGCCAGCATGTCGCGGAACGAACGGATCTGCTTCAAATAGCGGCGGTTCTGCATGACGGAGTATCGCTTGCCCGTCGCCTGGCTCAGCGCGACGATTTCCTGCGCATCCGCATAGGACTCCGCCATCGGCTTCTCGCCGAATACATTGCAGCCGGCGTTCATAGCTGCCGTGACAATTTGCTTGTGACTGGCTGGGATCGTGACGTCGAATACGAGATTCGCGTCCGTTGCTACCAGTGCAGCTCCAAGATCCGTGAACGTCGGCACTTGCAGGCCGCGCTTCGCCGCCATGGCTTTAGCGCTTTCCTCATAGATGTCGACAAGGCCGACGATCTCGGCATTACCGCGCTGGACTGCGTAATCCAGCCATGTATTCGACATGCCGCCGCAGCCGGCGACGACGATTTTATGCGTCATGATCCTTCGCTCCCTTGTCTGTTATTCGACCGGGTTCGGGACGAAATTCCCGCCGCGGCAGTGTTTCAAGTAATTCAATCCGTGTACTTGTCCTGTCATCTCGAGCTCGCCGCGGTAGACCGGATCATGCCAGCCCTCGATATCAATGCTGCCCGCATAACCCGCTTGACGCAAAATCGTAATGATGTCGGTCCAGTTCGTATCGCCGAAGCCAGGCGTCCGGTGCCACACGAATTCGCGCGGTCCGTGAATGCCATATTCCTTCACGATATCCCATGCAATGGTGGCGTCTTTGCCGTGCACGTTGAAAATTTTGCCGACCCATTTGCGAAGCTGCGGAATCGGATCGATGAGGCTGACCATCTGATGGCAGGGCTCCCACTGCAGGCCGACGTTATCCATCGGCACCGCGTTGAACATCATTTCCCATGCGGTTGGGTTATGCGCGATGTTCCAGTCGCCGCTGCTCCAAGTGCCGCCCATGTCGCAGTTCTCGAACGCAAGCCGAATGCCGCGTGATTCC encodes:
- a CDS encoding ankyrin repeat domain-containing protein → MNENKWDDLLASLNEQEKAVIKEITQAIRDDQAASAAQLFHTHAWLASFVNVPCFAFDSPAIVVAASRGSREMVDVLLANGADINAKSQWWAGGFGVLHNDQRDLAPYLIERGAQVDTHAAAALDMMDLLSEMVEADPAVVNLRGPDGQVPLHFAKERRIIDFLLTHGADIDRRDIDHGSTPAQWAVDDPDKCRYLIERGAETDIFIACILNDVEAVSRLLASDPDVLNAQVGQGVFTSGDSDGGHIYLYKIGAGTRPLFLAQRLQRDEILALMLRYSSTEQQFLLACYQADTAAVHAIAAEHPNLAASLQPVDASVIVDAADDRRLDAVRIMLEVGFPVDARRRPQSATALHMAASQGNLEIVALLLQHGASVHAINEFGGTPLGSCIWGSQHLRHPAGDYAAVTRNLIEAGAKLPDHVMGSEEVKTVLIAHGVRD
- a CDS encoding DUF1003 domain-containing protein — its product is MAVKKPYSKEIKDYGKRVNTLVDEFEKQIHEHLNEEYNQSTTFANRLADRIASFGGSWRFILIFCGILLLWIVVNTLSFTKILHFDEPPFILLNLVLSFLAGFQAPIIMMSQNRQATRDKRESIIDYAINYKAEQEIVDIQAHLHRLEAGFGMFRQEVQTELAEIKSLLLENSSNNLKDE
- a CDS encoding Gfo/Idh/MocA family protein → MMTHKIVVAGCGGMSNTWLDYAVQRGNAEIVGLVDIYEESAKAMAAKRGLQVPTFTDLGAALVATDANLVFDVTIPASHKQIVTAAMNAGCNVFGEKPMAESYADAQEIVALSQATGKRYSVMQNRRYLKQIRSFRDMLASGAVGTVGAIHADFFLGAHFGGFRDAMDSPLIIDMAIHTFDQARFISGADPVSVYCHEFNPPGSWYKGNASAVCIYEMSDGSVFTYRGSWCADGLNTSWEADWRVNGSRGSARWDGASLPYGEVVNPEKPEGFIRELLRIEGESKWEGQEGHWGCLDEMFTALEEGRPAETDSLDNIKSVAMVFGAIESARTGQKVKL
- a CDS encoding sugar phosphate isomerase/epimerase, with product MQAIRIGTLVGGSSAAKIIPQIIPHGFESFGLTFWQTTGETNLFELAKSVREQIADHDVVISHLGIFGNPLTGAGDNADTLASWERLIDAAEAFGTKLVSGFSGRMPGSIDESMTRFGEVFGELAKRAESRGIRLAFENCDMGGTWSSGDWNIAHNPTAWEMMFNAVPMDNVGLQWEPCHQMVSLIDPIPQLRKWVGKIFNVHGKDATIAWDIVKEYGIHGPREFVWHRTPGFGDTNWTDIITILRQAGYAGSIDIEGWHDPVYRGELEMTGQVHGLNYLKHCRGGNFVPNPVE